The Sorangiineae bacterium MSr11367 genome window below encodes:
- a CDS encoding type I polyketide synthase → MTVSPPGGSDETASLLRHSLMAIRELRAKLEAYEQAKHEPMAIVGMGCRYPGGADSPGAFWSLLENGVDAITEVPRTRWKPSECSMRYGAFLESPDLFDAAFFGISPREAARMDPQQRLLLEVAWHAIEDAGLTAEKLAGSATGVFVGANSTDYWQLQLSESSGIDTYTVIGASNCIIANRLSYCLDLRGPSMTVDTACSSSLVAVALAAQSLRARECDTAIVAGMNMVLSPQVSTAHSKGLPLAADGRCKTFDARADGYVRGEGCGCVILKRISDATRDGDRIWAVVRGWAVNQDGLSNGLTAPNGDAQRAVIQRALAGARVSPDRIGLIEAHGTGTELGDPIEVEALREEYGLSGARPCALGSLKTNIGHLEAGAGIAGLIKAALAIHHGAIPRNLHFERLNEHIGLEGTRFFVPTVRTPWDTAMADRYAAVSSFGAGGTNAHVILGGPSVQSEPRAESAAEEPRLLVLSARSERALVGLAARYAGMLDEESPVSLPPEVRPRPTFNVVCASAALRRTHHPRRACVVASTRAEAAFKLRALAPMATARAEGKSVVFVFPGQGSQWPGMARGLFAFSKAFRTKLEECDRAIRSETGWSVTERLFEGDGSACLEGVHVIQPILFALQVSLAAAWRSFGVEPDAVVGHSMGEVAAAHVAGILQLEDAAAIICRRSALLRTVAGRGAMALVALSAADARTVLAPYGHRIEVAASNSPQSTVLSGEPEALEYLLGELRGRNVFCRAVKVDVASHSRYMDPLREELLRALSGIAPREAQVPLVSTVLGVEAQGPECGPSYWVKNLRDPVLFTEAVQALACDEDRIFIELSPHPILLTAIEQTFSSPERALTLASMGRDENEVGVFLSSLGAVHARGVEVDFEALFGAAGHVALPLYPFDRERFWFRQGPSAGAPVTLVEHAAPVASLGRAEAAARIEQLIAECVAGVLGMDTDRLDRRDGFFQIGMDSRMAAQVAARLSVELGEKVPVTTIIENPRVAALARHLELRILGPKGPDQKTEPAEPPEASEEELLALLAGELSPQLEISEISST, encoded by the coding sequence ATGACAGTGAGTCCTCCTGGCGGAAGCGACGAAACCGCGTCGCTCCTGCGTCATAGTTTGATGGCCATTCGCGAATTGCGGGCCAAACTCGAAGCGTACGAACAAGCGAAGCACGAGCCCATGGCCATCGTCGGTATGGGCTGTCGTTACCCCGGCGGTGCCGACTCGCCGGGGGCATTCTGGAGCTTGCTGGAAAACGGCGTGGACGCGATCACGGAGGTGCCGCGCACGAGGTGGAAGCCCAGCGAGTGCTCCATGCGGTACGGCGCCTTTCTCGAGTCGCCGGATCTCTTCGATGCCGCGTTCTTCGGAATATCGCCGCGCGAGGCCGCGCGCATGGACCCGCAGCAGCGCCTCTTGCTCGAGGTGGCCTGGCATGCCATCGAGGACGCCGGGCTCACCGCGGAGAAGCTCGCGGGCAGCGCCACCGGCGTGTTCGTGGGGGCCAATTCGACGGACTATTGGCAATTGCAGCTTTCCGAGTCGTCCGGAATCGACACGTACACGGTGATCGGCGCGAGCAATTGCATCATTGCCAATCGCCTTTCGTACTGCCTGGACCTTCGCGGGCCGAGCATGACCGTGGATACGGCGTGTTCGTCGTCCCTCGTGGCCGTGGCCTTGGCGGCCCAGAGCCTGCGCGCGCGCGAATGCGACACCGCCATCGTGGCGGGGATGAACATGGTGCTCTCGCCGCAGGTCAGCACGGCCCATTCCAAAGGTCTTCCTCTGGCGGCCGACGGTCGCTGCAAGACGTTCGACGCGCGCGCCGATGGCTACGTGCGCGGGGAAGGCTGCGGCTGTGTGATCTTGAAGCGCATCTCGGATGCGACCCGCGATGGCGATCGCATTTGGGCCGTGGTCCGCGGTTGGGCGGTGAATCAGGATGGCCTGAGCAACGGCCTCACCGCACCGAATGGCGACGCTCAGCGCGCCGTCATCCAAAGGGCACTGGCGGGCGCGCGGGTGTCGCCCGATCGAATCGGCTTGATCGAGGCCCACGGTACGGGCACCGAATTGGGCGATCCCATCGAGGTCGAGGCGCTCCGGGAGGAATATGGCCTCTCTGGCGCGCGGCCGTGCGCGCTGGGCTCCTTGAAGACGAACATCGGCCACCTGGAGGCGGGGGCGGGCATCGCGGGGCTCATCAAGGCGGCGCTGGCCATTCATCATGGGGCGATTCCGCGGAACCTGCATTTCGAGCGACTGAACGAACACATCGGCCTGGAGGGGACGCGCTTCTTCGTGCCCACGGTGCGCACGCCGTGGGATACGGCCATGGCCGATCGCTACGCGGCCGTGAGCTCGTTCGGTGCCGGGGGAACGAACGCGCATGTCATTTTGGGTGGACCATCGGTCCAATCGGAGCCTCGTGCCGAGTCGGCCGCGGAGGAGCCGCGTCTCCTGGTGCTTTCGGCACGGAGCGAGCGGGCCCTCGTCGGGCTGGCCGCGCGCTACGCCGGCATGCTCGACGAGGAAAGCCCGGTGTCGCTTCCGCCGGAGGTGCGCCCGCGCCCGACTTTCAACGTAGTCTGCGCGTCGGCGGCCCTGCGTCGCACGCACCACCCGCGGCGTGCGTGCGTCGTGGCGTCCACACGGGCCGAGGCGGCGTTCAAGTTGCGCGCGCTGGCACCGATGGCGACGGCCCGCGCCGAAGGAAAAAGCGTCGTTTTCGTCTTCCCCGGGCAGGGATCGCAATGGCCGGGCATGGCGCGCGGGCTGTTCGCGTTCTCGAAAGCCTTTCGCACGAAGCTCGAAGAGTGCGATCGCGCCATCCGGTCCGAGACGGGATGGTCCGTCACCGAGCGCCTCTTCGAGGGGGACGGTTCGGCGTGCCTGGAGGGCGTGCACGTCATCCAGCCCATCTTGTTTGCGCTGCAGGTTTCGCTCGCCGCGGCCTGGCGTTCGTTCGGGGTCGAGCCCGATGCCGTGGTGGGGCACAGCATGGGCGAGGTGGCCGCGGCGCACGTCGCAGGCATCTTGCAGCTGGAGGACGCCGCCGCGATCATCTGTCGAAGAAGCGCGCTCCTGCGAACGGTGGCCGGCCGCGGGGCGATGGCCCTGGTCGCACTCTCGGCGGCGGACGCGCGCACGGTGTTGGCCCCGTATGGACATCGCATCGAGGTGGCGGCGAGCAACAGCCCGCAGTCCACAGTGCTCTCGGGGGAGCCCGAGGCGCTGGAGTATCTTTTGGGCGAGTTGCGGGGGCGCAACGTATTCTGCCGTGCGGTAAAGGTCGATGTGGCGTCGCACAGCCGCTACATGGATCCGTTGCGCGAGGAACTTCTGCGCGCGCTCTCGGGCATCGCGCCCCGCGAGGCCCAGGTGCCGCTCGTGTCGACGGTGCTCGGGGTCGAGGCCCAAGGGCCGGAGTGCGGCCCGTCGTACTGGGTCAAGAACTTGCGCGATCCGGTGCTGTTCACGGAGGCGGTGCAGGCATTGGCCTGCGACGAAGACCGCATTTTCATCGAGCTTAGCCCGCACCCGATCCTTCTCACGGCCATCGAGCAAACCTTCTCGAGCCCCGAGCGCGCCCTCACGTTGGCCTCGATGGGACGCGACGAGAACGAAGTCGGTGTCTTTCTCTCGTCGCTGGGGGCGGTGCATGCGCGCGGCGTCGAGGTCGATTTCGAAGCCCTTTTCGGGGCTGCCGGGCACGTCGCTCTGCCGCTTTATCCCTTCGACCGGGAGCGATTCTGGTTCCGCCAGGGACCGAGTGCGGGCGCGCCCGTCACGCTCGTGGAGCACGCCGCGCCGGTGGCCTCCCTGGGACGTGCCGAGGCGGCGGCCCGCATCGAGCAGCTCATTGCCGAGTGTGTGGCCGGTGTGCTCGGGATGGATACCGATCGGCTCGACCGGCGCGACGGCTTTTTCCAAATTGGAATGGACTCGCGCATGGCCGCGCAGGTTGCCGCGCGGCTCTCGGTGGAATTGGGCGAAAAGGTGCCCGTGACGACGATCATCGAGAATCCGCGGGTAGCCGCCTTGGCGCGCCACCTCGAACTTCGCATTCTGGGTCCCAAGGGTCCCGATCAAAAGACGGAGCCCGCGGAGCCCCCCGAGGCCTCGGAGGAGGAGCTCCTCGCCTTGCTCGCCGGCGAGTTATCGCCCCAATTGGAAATTTCGGAGATCTCATCGACATGA
- a CDS encoding MarR family transcriptional regulator, whose amino-acid sequence MPKHSRNTVRLEDSFAYHIYRCARLLRYRFTQYTASLGVEVSQEQFFILHKLGQRPGQSQIELGDELFSDRPNLTRMIATMERNGWLRREADPNDARKLRVSLTSQGAAILGRIEAGVMDERKRLFTKLTKGDLAELIRIVSQIEENISAES is encoded by the coding sequence ATGCCGAAGCACTCGCGTAACACCGTGCGCCTGGAAGACTCGTTCGCTTACCACATCTATCGGTGCGCCCGCCTGCTCCGCTATCGATTCACGCAGTACACGGCGAGCCTCGGTGTGGAAGTGAGCCAGGAGCAATTCTTCATCCTGCACAAACTCGGACAGCGGCCAGGACAGTCGCAGATCGAACTGGGCGACGAGCTCTTCTCCGACCGACCCAATTTGACGCGCATGATTGCCACCATGGAACGTAACGGCTGGCTGCGCCGCGAGGCGGACCCGAACGACGCACGCAAGCTGCGCGTCTCGCTCACGTCCCAAGGTGCCGCCATCCTCGGCCGTATCGAGGCCGGCGTCATGGACGAGCGCAAACGCCTCTTCACCAAGTTGACCAAAGGCGACCTCGCGGAGCTCATTCGCATCGTCTCTCAAATCGAGGAGAACATCTCCGCGGAGTCCTGA
- a CDS encoding glutamate-cysteine ligase family protein encodes MTLFYEQLLEPFVRSMKPEPSWRIGIESEKFGIDAETLAPLPYEGERGVLAVLSGMARHFGFLPVRERPDGPLLGLSRDGESITLEPGGQLELSGAPAADLHRVADEVERHGRELRTVSEELGIRWLGVGFHPLASTTELPWVPKSRYPIMRDYLPQRGARALDMMRRTCTVQANFDYASDEDAMRKLRVALKLSPIVTAMFANSPFVEGRKQGIRSERARVWLSVDPDRQGLLPALWDEKSRIRDYVEWALDVPMFLFKRDGKVIANTGQTFRSFWREGHHIYGATLEDWEMHLNTLFPEVRLKRTIEVRGADSVSSREVCALPALWTGILYDEKALGQAEEVSADWTYARMEALRAVIARDGLGATFFGRHKVRDVALHLLAIAEGGLRRRARPRENGVKTGADETIYLAPLVDLVGSGRSPADRMLEGFDEGSPVELGQTVSRQIALRAEY; translated from the coding sequence ATGACACTCTTTTATGAGCAACTTCTCGAGCCATTCGTTCGATCGATGAAGCCCGAGCCATCGTGGCGAATCGGTATCGAAAGTGAGAAATTCGGGATCGATGCCGAGACGCTCGCGCCGCTCCCTTACGAAGGAGAACGGGGCGTGCTCGCCGTTCTTTCAGGGATGGCCCGGCACTTCGGTTTTTTGCCGGTGCGCGAGCGCCCGGACGGGCCCTTGCTCGGGCTCTCCCGCGATGGGGAGTCCATCACACTGGAACCCGGGGGCCAGTTGGAACTCTCCGGTGCGCCCGCAGCGGATCTCCATCGCGTGGCCGACGAGGTCGAGCGCCATGGGCGGGAGCTCCGCACGGTTTCGGAGGAGCTCGGAATACGGTGGCTCGGCGTCGGGTTTCACCCGCTGGCGAGCACCACAGAGTTGCCGTGGGTTCCCAAGTCACGCTACCCGATCATGCGTGACTACTTACCGCAGCGCGGCGCGCGGGCGCTCGACATGATGCGCCGCACGTGCACCGTGCAGGCGAACTTCGACTACGCATCGGACGAGGACGCAATGCGGAAGCTCCGGGTTGCCCTGAAGCTGTCGCCCATCGTCACGGCCATGTTCGCCAACTCGCCCTTCGTCGAGGGCCGGAAGCAAGGCATACGTAGCGAGCGGGCGCGTGTCTGGCTGTCGGTCGACCCCGATCGGCAAGGGCTCTTGCCGGCGCTATGGGACGAGAAATCCCGCATTCGTGACTACGTCGAGTGGGCCCTCGATGTGCCCATGTTCCTCTTCAAACGCGACGGCAAGGTCATCGCCAACACGGGGCAGACGTTTCGGAGCTTCTGGCGCGAGGGCCATCATATCTACGGGGCGACGCTGGAGGACTGGGAAATGCACTTGAACACGCTCTTTCCCGAAGTCCGATTGAAACGTACCATCGAGGTCCGCGGGGCCGACTCCGTATCGTCGCGCGAGGTCTGTGCACTGCCTGCGCTCTGGACCGGCATTCTCTACGATGAAAAGGCCCTTGGCCAGGCCGAGGAGGTCTCCGCCGACTGGACGTACGCGCGGATGGAGGCTCTCCGCGCGGTCATCGCGCGCGACGGGCTCGGGGCCACGTTTTTCGGCAGGCATAAGGTGCGCGATGTCGCACTGCACTTGCTCGCCATCGCGGAAGGCGGCCTCCGGAGGCGCGCCCGCCCTCGAGAAAATGGCGTAAAAACCGGGGCGGACGAGACCATCTACCTGGCCCCCCTCGTCGATCTCGTCGGAAGCGGCCGCAGCCCGGCGGATCGTATGCTGGAAGGCTTCGACGAGGGAAGTCCCGTCGAACTTGGTCAAACCGTTTCGCGCCAGATCGCACTTCGTGCCGAGTATTGA
- a CDS encoding acyltransferase domain-containing protein, which yields MTGQRDFTVESAKEWLVAELSVRLRIPPASIDPNEPFHRYGLDSAGALAMAGTLSSLLKRSIVPMVFWSHPNITALAAYLANGTDVQTPKWQSAEVESNDFEPLAIVGMACRFPGADGLDALRTLLKDGIDAVREIPAHRWHSQPSGPDEQLPPRAGLLENVDGFDPLAFGISPREALEIDPQQRLALELAAEAFDDAGLSSDSLRQSRVGVFIGAIWRDYGELASLDTRRVTPHSAVGQSLNMIANRVSFAFGLTGPSLVVDTACSSSLMAVHLACQSLIHGETAVALAGGINLILALRTMVALQRFGGLAPDGRCKAFDAAANGFGRGEGGGLVVLKRLSKAMADGDRIYCIVRGSASNNDGPSNGLTAPNPRAQQDVLLDACRRGGVDPARVGYVEAHGTGTALGDPIEAGALGAVFGQVRPEGSPLRIGSIKTNIGHLEGAAGIAGLIKAVLSVNARTVYPSLHFHEPNPLIAFEDLHLEVPRTVQRWPDEAHAALAGVSAFGWGGTNVHVLVEEVPPPETVRVPYLAPRAPAFAGGENKRDSGIRSKPRIVFVCAPQGGQWVGMGRAMLASEPVFRAALERIDRHLVKRVGWSVRTELLRASPSAGDARFDDVSVIQPVLFAIQVALSEWWRAAGVEPDAVIGHSLGEIAAAYIAGALSLEDAVETVCHYSRLQKTTAADTGMALVDLDADAVEEWLGAYGGRIVIGAYNGPSSTVVSGEASALSRLVTELKLLGIRASLVRVAVAAHSAAMDPIAPEIARVLSGIRPKTPAVPMMSTLHARFVEGAELDGAYFAANLRQPVRFCQGIDALLREGHDVFLEMSLAPVLQHALEQCRSGWGDAEVLPGIRREMDERSVLYEARARIASRCLPAERPAPVHVLPVSAKSPDALRTFAERMARSLEEHPDRGLEDICHTAGARRTHHPVRWAAVGGTREELATALRAACDEVEGYGASRRPKVAFVFPGQGAQWLGMGRELFAQERAFREAMLACDRAVQGIVGWSIVDELHASEDVSNLGRLDVVQPLLFSIEVALAAQWTAWGIAPDAVIGHSMGEVAAAHVAGALSLEDAARIICLRSRLMRTLSGLGAMMATELTVEEAKELLRGREDVSIAVSNSRRSTVLSGHPPTLERIGQELTGRDIFWRWVKVDIASHSPQMDPLRDDILAAVAPIRPHEARIAMHSTVVNARVAGAELTGEYWVKNLRDPVFFGDAVRAAVADGITVFVELSPHPILVPAIEQGLTELEASALVVPSLRRHESEKRTLFGSLARIYAAGHDPDWDAVHGGGKVVSLPSYPWQRASYWLPAPVASALPREGHPLTGTHIESALEPGTHYWQTQLDCESIPYLRDHVIDGDMVAPGSVFAEMALAAAAVATGSEGMLYDLRFDRALPIPAEGGRRVQVALKQFDGAASLHILSRGEGGNPSWTVHARAMVRARTGSPAACPTLDELRARTSGRMHVRPDVYAWMNTKGLAYGARLRGIQHVSIGAREALARIAFEEAPLEHVDRYMAHPALVDAAFQVMLSAVPPEALGEQSCITVGMDTFQIHARPGASGYAYARCLHCDGGAVRADVFLFDDRGNLTMNATGLHLRLLPTRTAILRAEEAPPQSVRSQGVHEGVRAMLDTLAPAKRRRAVENEVRDSAALVVRIPSAKMPLDAPLRTLGLDSVMSLELRNRLERKFDVRLSATAIWNHPTIVDLASFLIKEMKLATDSVPDEVTKPPPSVRKAAADLPPESKDARHHLARELALVADLLKEAI from the coding sequence GTGACCGGTCAACGCGACTTTACCGTCGAATCCGCGAAAGAATGGCTCGTGGCCGAGCTCTCGGTGCGGCTGCGCATTCCGCCGGCGAGCATCGACCCCAACGAGCCCTTTCACCGTTACGGTTTGGACTCGGCCGGCGCCCTCGCGATGGCGGGGACTCTCTCCAGCCTATTGAAACGATCCATCGTCCCGATGGTGTTTTGGTCACATCCCAACATCACGGCCCTCGCCGCGTACTTGGCAAATGGAACAGATGTCCAAACGCCAAAGTGGCAGTCGGCCGAAGTGGAATCGAACGATTTCGAGCCTTTGGCGATCGTGGGCATGGCATGCCGCTTTCCAGGTGCGGACGGTTTGGATGCGTTACGCACGTTGTTGAAAGACGGTATCGATGCGGTGCGGGAGATCCCGGCGCATCGCTGGCATTCCCAACCATCCGGTCCGGACGAGCAATTGCCTCCGCGGGCCGGTTTGCTGGAAAACGTCGATGGATTCGATCCGCTGGCCTTTGGCATCTCGCCGCGGGAAGCGCTGGAGATCGACCCGCAACAAAGGCTCGCCCTCGAATTGGCGGCCGAAGCCTTCGACGATGCCGGCCTTTCCTCGGACAGCTTGCGTCAAAGCCGCGTGGGCGTGTTCATTGGTGCCATTTGGCGGGATTACGGCGAACTGGCAAGTCTGGATACCAGGCGTGTCACCCCGCATAGTGCCGTCGGGCAATCGCTCAACATGATTGCCAATCGGGTTTCCTTTGCCTTCGGGCTGACCGGACCCAGTTTGGTGGTCGACACCGCGTGCTCCTCGTCGCTCATGGCCGTGCACCTCGCGTGTCAGAGCCTGATTCACGGCGAAACGGCCGTCGCCTTGGCCGGCGGCATCAATTTGATCCTGGCCTTGCGCACGATGGTCGCCCTACAACGGTTCGGCGGTCTCGCGCCCGACGGTCGGTGCAAGGCCTTCGATGCCGCGGCCAACGGCTTTGGCCGGGGCGAGGGCGGCGGCCTGGTGGTGCTCAAACGACTTTCCAAGGCGATGGCCGACGGAGATCGCATCTATTGCATCGTCCGCGGAAGTGCATCCAACAACGACGGGCCGAGCAACGGCCTGACCGCGCCGAATCCGCGTGCGCAGCAGGATGTGCTTTTGGACGCCTGCCGCCGCGGTGGGGTCGATCCCGCGCGGGTAGGGTACGTCGAGGCGCATGGGACGGGCACCGCCCTGGGCGATCCCATCGAGGCGGGCGCGCTCGGCGCGGTGTTCGGCCAGGTGCGGCCCGAAGGCAGCCCGCTGCGCATTGGCTCTATCAAGACGAACATCGGGCACCTCGAAGGGGCCGCGGGAATCGCCGGGTTGATCAAAGCGGTGCTCTCCGTGAATGCGCGGACGGTGTATCCGAGCCTGCACTTTCACGAGCCGAATCCGCTGATCGCGTTCGAGGACCTGCACCTCGAGGTTCCGCGAACCGTGCAGCGCTGGCCGGACGAAGCGCACGCGGCGCTGGCCGGCGTCAGCGCCTTCGGCTGGGGCGGCACCAACGTGCACGTCTTGGTCGAGGAGGTTCCCCCGCCCGAAACGGTGCGCGTACCCTACTTGGCGCCGCGTGCTCCTGCCTTCGCGGGGGGCGAGAACAAGCGAGACAGCGGCATTCGCAGCAAACCGCGCATCGTCTTCGTGTGCGCCCCGCAGGGTGGACAATGGGTGGGCATGGGGCGCGCGATGCTCGCCTCGGAGCCGGTCTTCCGCGCGGCGCTCGAGCGGATCGACCGGCATCTCGTGAAGCGCGTAGGGTGGTCGGTGCGGACGGAGCTTCTTCGCGCCTCGCCAAGTGCCGGAGATGCGCGGTTCGACGACGTGAGCGTGATCCAGCCGGTCCTATTTGCCATTCAGGTGGCGTTGTCCGAGTGGTGGCGTGCGGCGGGCGTGGAGCCCGACGCGGTCATTGGCCATAGCCTCGGTGAAATTGCCGCGGCGTACATCGCCGGTGCCCTGTCGCTGGAGGATGCCGTCGAAACCGTGTGCCACTACAGCCGGCTGCAGAAGACGACCGCGGCCGACACGGGCATGGCCTTGGTCGACTTGGACGCGGACGCCGTCGAGGAGTGGCTCGGCGCGTACGGCGGTCGCATCGTGATTGGCGCCTACAACGGGCCGTCGTCCACGGTGGTGTCGGGTGAGGCCTCGGCGCTGAGCCGGCTGGTCACGGAGCTGAAGTTGCTGGGCATTCGCGCGAGCCTCGTGCGGGTCGCCGTGGCCGCCCACAGCGCGGCGATGGATCCCATCGCGCCGGAGATTGCGCGCGTTCTTTCGGGCATCCGTCCGAAGACGCCGGCCGTGCCCATGATGTCCACGCTCCACGCGCGCTTCGTCGAAGGGGCCGAGTTGGATGGGGCGTATTTCGCCGCCAACCTGCGGCAACCGGTTCGATTCTGCCAGGGCATCGACGCGCTGTTGCGCGAAGGCCACGACGTCTTTCTCGAGATGAGCCTCGCGCCGGTGTTGCAGCACGCGCTGGAGCAGTGTCGCTCCGGCTGGGGAGACGCGGAAGTGTTGCCGGGCATCCGCCGCGAGATGGACGAGCGCTCGGTCCTGTACGAGGCGCGCGCGCGGATCGCATCGCGCTGCCTGCCGGCGGAGCGCCCCGCACCCGTGCACGTGCTTCCCGTATCGGCCAAGTCGCCCGACGCGCTGCGGACCTTCGCCGAGCGAATGGCGCGCAGCCTCGAGGAGCATCCGGACCGCGGCCTGGAGGACATTTGCCACACGGCGGGTGCGCGAAGGACCCATCACCCCGTTCGATGGGCCGCGGTGGGCGGCACGCGCGAGGAGCTCGCGACGGCCTTGCGTGCGGCGTGCGACGAGGTGGAGGGGTATGGCGCTTCGCGAAGGCCCAAGGTGGCCTTCGTTTTCCCGGGGCAGGGGGCGCAGTGGCTGGGCATGGGCCGCGAGCTTTTCGCACAGGAGCGCGCCTTCCGCGAGGCGATGCTCGCCTGCGATCGCGCGGTGCAGGGCATCGTGGGCTGGTCCATCGTGGACGAGCTGCATGCGTCCGAGGACGTGTCCAACCTGGGGCGGCTGGACGTGGTGCAGCCGCTGCTTTTCTCCATCGAGGTGGCGCTCGCTGCGCAATGGACGGCCTGGGGCATCGCGCCGGACGCGGTCATCGGCCATAGCATGGGCGAGGTGGCGGCGGCCCACGTGGCGGGGGCGCTGTCGCTCGAGGACGCTGCGCGGATCATCTGCCTTCGCAGCCGGTTGATGCGCACCTTGAGCGGCCTCGGGGCGATGATGGCGACGGAGCTCACCGTGGAGGAGGCCAAAGAGCTCCTTCGCGGACGGGAAGACGTTTCGATCGCCGTGAGCAACAGCCGGCGCTCGACGGTTCTCTCGGGGCACCCGCCGACCTTGGAACGCATCGGCCAGGAGCTCACCGGCCGCGACATTTTCTGGCGGTGGGTGAAGGTCGACATCGCCTCGCACAGCCCGCAGATGGACCCTTTGCGCGACGACATCCTCGCCGCCGTCGCGCCCATTCGCCCCCACGAAGCGCGCATCGCGATGCACTCGACGGTGGTGAATGCCCGCGTAGCCGGGGCCGAGCTCACGGGCGAATATTGGGTCAAAAACCTGCGCGATCCCGTGTTCTTCGGCGATGCCGTGCGAGCCGCCGTCGCGGATGGCATTACCGTGTTCGTCGAGCTCAGTCCGCACCCCATCTTGGTCCCAGCCATCGAGCAGGGCCTCACCGAGCTCGAGGCCTCCGCCCTCGTCGTCCCCTCCCTCCGGCGGCATGAGTCGGAGAAGCGCACCCTGTTCGGATCGCTCGCGCGGATCTATGCGGCGGGGCACGATCCCGATTGGGACGCGGTTCACGGGGGAGGCAAGGTCGTGTCGTTGCCGTCCTATCCCTGGCAGCGTGCCTCGTATTGGTTGCCGGCGCCGGTCGCCTCGGCGCTGCCTCGCGAAGGGCACCCTTTGACGGGGACCCATATCGAGTCGGCGCTGGAGCCAGGTACACATTATTGGCAAACGCAACTCGATTGCGAGTCGATTCCGTACTTGCGCGATCACGTGATCGACGGCGACATGGTGGCGCCGGGCTCCGTCTTCGCCGAGATGGCCTTGGCGGCGGCGGCCGTGGCCACGGGCTCGGAAGGGATGCTCTACGATCTGCGCTTCGACCGCGCCTTGCCCATCCCGGCCGAGGGCGGGAGGCGCGTGCAGGTCGCGTTGAAGCAATTCGACGGCGCCGCGTCGCTGCACATCCTGTCGCGGGGCGAGGGAGGGAACCCCTCGTGGACCGTGCACGCGCGGGCCATGGTTCGCGCACGCACCGGATCGCCGGCCGCCTGTCCCACGCTCGACGAGCTGCGCGCCCGCACGTCGGGAAGAATGCACGTTCGCCCCGACGTTTACGCGTGGATGAACACGAAGGGGCTCGCCTACGGTGCGCGCCTGCGCGGCATCCAGCATGTCAGCATCGGCGCGCGCGAGGCGCTCGCACGCATCGCCTTCGAGGAGGCACCGCTCGAGCACGTGGATCGCTACATGGCCCACCCGGCGCTCGTCGATGCCGCGTTTCAAGTGATGCTGTCGGCCGTTCCGCCGGAGGCGCTGGGTGAGCAAAGCTGCATCACCGTGGGCATGGATACCTTCCAGATCCACGCGAGGCCGGGGGCGTCGGGGTACGCGTACGCGCGCTGCCTGCACTGCGATGGCGGTGCCGTGCGCGCGGACGTCTTTCTCTTCGATGACCGTGGCAACCTGACCATGAATGCAACGGGGCTGCATTTGCGACTCCTTCCCACACGCACCGCGATCCTGCGCGCGGAGGAGGCGCCGCCACAGAGCGTGCGGAGCCAGGGGGTGCACGAGGGCGTGCGGGCCATGCTCGATACGCTCGCCCCGGCCAAGCGCCGTCGCGCCGTCGAAAACGAAGTGCGCGATTCGGCCGCCTTGGTGGTGCGCATCCCCTCCGCCAAAATGCCCTTGGATGCCCCGCTGCGCACCTTGGGGCTCGATTCGGTGATGTCCCTCGAGCTGCGCAATCGGCTCGAGCGGAAGTTCGACGTCCGCCTGTCGGCGACGGCCATCTGGAACCACCCCACGATCGTCGACTTGGCGTCGTTTCTGATCAAAGAGATGAAACTCGCGACGGACTCGGTGCCCGACGAGGTCACCAAGCCGCCGCCCTCGGTCCGAAAGGCCGCGGCCGACCTGCCACCGGAAAGCAAGGACGCGCGGCACCATTTGGCACGTGAGCTCGCGCTCGTGGCTGACCTGTTGAAAGAGGCGATATGA